The genomic segment AGAAGGCAGCTAGTAAGGATAATTTACGTCATAATACAGATGTGTACACATCTGTATTATGCATGCGCGTATTAGGTTGCTATGTATATAACTCCCGATGTCTTTCAGAACGTGACAAGCAATAATGCTGCTCCCCTTTCTGCTCTTTCCCGTCGCCTTGGATGCGCAGAGATTGGTTTTGACCGTTGTTAACAACTCTACTAACCAGAAAATTTGGCCTGCAGTTGAAGCTGCAGGTTCTTATGGAGTGTCCTCTGATGGTGAAAGAATGATCGCTTATTCTCAAAACCCATTACCTGACGGCCTTGCATTAGAACCTAAGTCGCAGGTGCAAATCCCTCTCACCTCTTTCCCATGGTCGGGACGTGTCTGGGCGAGACAGTACTGCTCACCCGACGGGACAGGTTGTGTTGTAGGTGACTGTGGTCATTCGAGTTGCTGGGGTCGTTCCTCGAGCAGGACCACGCTGTTTGAAATCACCGCGCTGAAAAACAGAATGTATTACGACATTAGcctgggtaggtaggtcTGCGTCGAGTAAAATAAAGACACTAACCTCACACTGGATGTTTAGTGGATGGGTTTACGTGTGGCATTTACGTGGAaccagacgacgacgattgTGAGGCGGTCGCCTGCATAGCCCCGCCGTATCTTGGCATGGACGAGAATCAATATATGGTATGTCCCACATCCAACCTGATCACTGACGCGAGAACAGGTAACGTACCAATCGGCTGCAACTCAGACTGCTCCATATACAAGACGGACGAGTATTGTTGCAGAGGCACATACGATGCGACGACTTGTAAGGGAAGCAACTCCTGGTTCAAGAAGACGTGTCCAGATGCATATAGTTACGCATATGACGATAAAGACGCCACATTTACGTGTGGCTTTCGGAATATGACGATATACTTTCAATGCTTATAGGGTAATGCGGGGTCCGAGATATGGAGCTCATGGACGTCGAGAAATAACCGGACTGGTCGCAATCACATTGATAGCTATTGATGAGAGGAAGTGCACCCCTTGAATTATTCATGCCCAAGCAGCAATGCAGAAAGTTTGTTTAATAAATGAAACGTGATGTTTTGTTACATCGTCTATAGTGGGACCCGACATAGCTTGCGTTTGACGCGGGTATAACCACAGCTGTTAACGTGTTAGTGGGGAGTTATCCACATTCTGACCTTTTATTTGCCCTCTGTCGTCATTGATGGTGTGTAACAAGGTACCTATAACACTAGCCTCAAAATCAACCAGATATATAACGAAGCAGTTTTGTCACAGTTTTCGTATCCATGCTTAGATAATTAGAATAAAGTCTGTTTAAAGGCCCTTAGGAGCTACCGATCCTCAAATACCACCAATTTCTTATAAATTACGCCTATCTCACCTTATCTACTTGTGGAACTTCACATTTCATTGTTGTTCTGTAAAAAGATTACGTTATCAAAATGATGGTTGTGCAAGAAAGCAGGGGGCCAGAGCTCCTTGGCGTGCAGATAGCATTCCTTGTGGCAGCCTGGGTCGCTACAATTCTCCGGCTATATGTGAAAGTAGCCATTACAAAGAACCACAcgctcgacgatggtgtTATGTACCTTTCCACAGTAAGCGCCCCCCCGCCTGTTGTAGAGCGCTAATCAAACGTAATGTCAGGTCCTGTACTCTGTGTACGcagccgtcgccgtcctcggcatTGTCAAGGGCGGCATAGGCCGGCATACCTCAGAGCTGGACTCAGAAAGTATTATTATAGCGCTTAAAGTTTGGTACACATGCGAGATTCTCTACGCATTCATTTCCGCTCTCATCCGGACCTCGATTTGTCTGTTCCTCCTACGAATCTTCAACCGCGGAACAACCAAGATGGCAAAGATGCTGCTTCAAGCAACTATTGTGTTAGTCTGGGTCTCATCCATCGTTTACCTCTTCATAATCGTGCTCCAGTGCGACCCCCCCAACTACTACTGGGCCAAATTCGAGGGACTCCAGGGGAGCTGTCGCCCTGCACATCTCGTACCAAACGCAACAATCGGTCATAGTGTCGTGGCCGCCGTGAGCGACTGGATTATTGGCATACTACCTATGTCGATCTTTTGGCAACTCCAGATGAGGCGAGAGAAAAAGATTCGACTGTTGTTCTTCTTCGGAATCGGCATGATGTAAGCTTCATTCCTTTCAAACCTTCGTTGTTCCCCCCACTGACATCTGTTGTACCGGAAGTGCTGGGATCATCATGATTATCAGGATACCTTACATAAAGGTGCTTGAGATATCGGCCGACTTTCTATATCAGACAGTGTAAGTGTGTTAGCCTCGCAGGTGGTTTTTTGACTGCTAACAAAGATTTGCTGAAGCGATGTTGCTCTATGGTCTCTTTTGGAACCTTCAATTGGCATCATTGCGGGATGTATCGCTACACTTCGGCCCCTCGTAAAGGCTTGTGGAATACGTACGAGATCAGCAAAGAGATCAACCATATCTTGGGGGCATTTGAGGGAAAATGATACTGGAATTTTCGTTACCCGAGAAGTCGAGGTTACCAGCCTCAATGCTAAAGTAGGCATTCCGGTAGAACCAGGCGTGCTGTCCCCGGACTGGTAACAAAGGCCTTAAGCTTTCTAACGTCTATATGGTGCTGTTGGTTGTGAAGCTGTTTTGAATACGTttagtattaagtatatCCAGTCTGTTACGATATCTGTCTATATAGTAAAGTGAAATGCCGTGAAGCAGAATTGTTCCGTAAGTCACGTTGTACGACACGAGTCACACGAAGGTGTCACGTGACCGATATCACGGGTTTTTCAACCCGAACCCTCCTGTAGAACAGATCTTAGAAAGATCAACCACTGTTCATTCTCTCATTCCTAGACGTGTGGTGCTCATCATAGTTATGAGCCCAGCTTTACCAGAGTTGCTGTGCTTGAATGGTTAAAGGTGTGGCAAAGGCATCCGACAGGAAAACCTAGACCCCTAGGGTTCGAGACAGGCAAAGGCCACCGAGATTTCGGCGAAATGTACCCGATCAGAAGGTTTAAAGAGCCATCAGACGCCTGATTAATCAGCCATCTGGGGGGGTGTGTCGTGATGGGTGCAACCTGCCCCTATAAGCCGCAATTGCTGCACTGCAATTATGGATCCACTTTTGCACCCTCATCACATAAGAAGATTGCAAGAGATGAACAACGACCCTTTGGGAAATGCACCCTTGCTCAATTCATCCACTACGGAAGATCCATGTGCGCCCCTGCACAACGCCTTTCAGTCCTCCAAATCAGCCATGTACCCACTCGCCAACGCTGTGTCCCTCTTGCGTTGCTCTGCTTCGTTGAGCTGAGCTTGCCTTTTAAAACCTGCAGATTCCTCAGCACACATAACTTGCTCTTGCAGCAAAGTTGACTTACCAATCTCTCCACACTGCTTCGCATAATCTTTGCCCACCCAGCTATAGCCCAGAGCGCGTTCGGGATGCACTGCAAGCAATCCCATCGGCTTTTTCTTGTTTCTAACTTTGCACGCCTGGGTTTCCACGTTGCTGCCTCCGTCAAAAATTAGGGACTCTTTAAGGTCGGTGAGGGGAACTTGTTTGTTTTTCCGGTAGTAGACCCCCTGCAGGCCTTGTGGTCCCCGCCTTGTGCCTGGAAAGAGAGTACAGAATTTCTGTTCTACTTCAGTCCACCGAAGCCGGCAGTCTACGCGAAGGTAGGTAATGCAGTCTACCTGCTCCGGCGTGTATTTGACGTTACTCCTGGCTTTCCTGGACTTGAGCAGCGAGCGAAACCGGCGTCCTGGCAGGGGCTGGTCAACAGGGTTGCGTGTGGGACAAAGGTAAGCATCGCTTGAATGAAAGGGAATGGCTTCCGTGTTTTTTGGGAATGACCGAATGGAGTCAAGGGGCTGGTCCAGCACATCTAGGCGCGGGAGCGTAATGCGCGTCTTGTTGGGAACCTGTTGGGGGTTGTGTAGATGAGGAGACAGCGAATGATGAGACCAGTACGAGTGTTGCGCTATGAACTGATGCTTAGGCAACTCAAGGTTCTTATAGTTTGAGAGAATTCTTTGCAAAACAACAGCCATGTCGTCATAGATCTTAAGAGACGAAGCTGCAGTGAAGAACAGTGAAGTGATTAAGGGGAAGAACGACGGCAAGCAATGAAGGACAACTTAGAGAATTTGCTAAATCCTCATCTGCTATATGTGGGAACGATGACCGAGGAAGAATGAAGGTGAACCGACAATTTGTCACCAGAGTAATGGTCGCCCCACACGGTTGATGTTTGTTACCTCCACTTAACAGGTTAAATAACACATAACGAAGCAAGGCAGTCACCGGATTGGGGTTGCATGGAGTGATTTTTGTAACAGCGCCGCTGACACTGTTACTTGCTAAATGAATTAAAAAAACCATCAGCGCTACGACATTTTTTCTCAATAATAGAGACATTTGTGACTGCCGCCAGACTCTATCTAACTGTGCCTCTATCGGGCAAATGACCCTCCGAGCCCTTTCGTTCAGGTGCTCGTGGGTCGTCCTCCACCCAATCGCCTAATACGGCGTCCGGTCCGCTCGGTCCTGACAGCAAGCGAGCTGGACTCGGACCTACATAGTTCTTGGATCACTTTTCAAATTGCGTGAAATTAGAGCTTTAGTTCATTATGTTCTGTGTCTCTCCGGAAAAAGTTTTACAGTACGCCCACCTCGGGTTGTCACTCTCCGCTCGTCAGTGTCGGCGTAAGTCATCTTTGACTTAACGACGGGGTAGTTTTGTGCTGGAATGCCGATCGGACTATCAATGATAAAATGGGGACGACGGCCTGGGTGGGCCAATCAGATCACACAAATTTACCTCCGTCAGAGGAGTGGAACCGTCTGGCCAGCCACATGATGGCTTTTGTTAGATCCTCTCTTCTGCAACCCACGTAGCAATGTGGATTACCTCATTTTTTGTGCCGTTCGTTTACT from the Colletotrichum higginsianum IMI 349063 chromosome 11, whole genome shotgun sequence genome contains:
- a CDS encoding Integral membrane protein, yielding MMVVQESRGPELLGVQIAFLVAAWVATILRLYVKVAITKNHTLDDGVMYLSTVLYSVYAAVAVLGIVKGGIGRHTSELDSESIIIALKVWYTCEILYAFISALIRTSICLFLLRIFNRGTTKMAKMLLQATIVLVWVSSIVYLFIIVLQCDPPNYYWAKFEGLQGSCRPAHLVPNATIGHSVVAAVSDWIIGILPMSIFWQLQMRREKKIRLLFFFGIGMM